The genomic stretch ATTTCCGCGATGAGCTCATAGCGATTGCCGTAGGTATCGAGTACCGCGATGACCGCAGCCGCGATCGGGATGCCGATCAATGCACCGATCGGACCCCAAATAGCGATACCGGCAAAGACCGCTCCCAATGCCACCGCGGGATGGATATCCATAGTGGCGCGGCTGACGCGCGGAGTCAGGTAGTAGTTCTCGATCTGCTGATAGATGGTGGCGAACACGATGATCCAAATACCGTCGCTGGGCTGATCAGTCAGGCTGATGACCAGCGGTGCTGCCACACCGAGATAGGTACCGATGATCGGGATCAGCTGGGCGGTGAAGCCAGCGAACACGCCCATCGGCAGCCAGTAGGGCAGATCGATCATCCAGAAGAACGCCGCGTGTGCCACAGCGGAGATAAGCGCCAGGATCAACTTTGACGCCACGAAGCCACCGGCTTTTGCCAGGCTGATGTCCCACACCTTCAGCAGTACCCGCTGCCGAGTCGGTGGTAGCCAGGAGGCGATGGTGCGGCGCAGTCGGGGGCTGTCGGCGGCCAAGTACCAGGCGAAGACCAACACGGTCAGCAAGTCGAAGGTGACCGCGAAGACCGAGCCGAATGCATCAACGATGCCGCCGGCGAAGTCGGTGGCGAAGTTAGCAATGGCGTTGGCGTCCAAGTTGAACTGCTGGATGATCTCGTTGGGGTTGATGCTCAGACCTAATCGATCATTCACCCACAACACGACCTCGTTGATGATCCCCGGCAGGCTACGCGTCAACTGCGCGATCTGGGCGGAGAACACCCCGCCGAACATCACGATGACGGTGCCGAACAACAACACGCCGATGAACATGGTGATCGAGGTGCCCAACGCTCGGCGCAGGCCACGACGTTCGAACCAGCGAATCGCCGGTTCCATCGCAATCGCACCCAGCCAGGCCAGCAGGATCAGAAACAGGAAGTGACCGGTGGCGGTGAATAGCCACATCGCCAGCTGGTAGAGCGTAAGCGCGACCAGGAGCAGGATCAGCACTCGGCGTAGCCGGCGTGGCTCCAATGCGATCAACTGGACATCGTCGCTGACCGGTAGGTCAGGCTTCGTGGACCGCAACGCAGCCCCAGGGTCGGTATGGTGCTGCCGGGGCGTGATCGGCTTCAGGCTTTCGGGGATGCGGACGCGACGGCGCCGGGAACTGGTGGTGCCGTCGTCGGCACCGGGATCATGCCCGTCATCCTGTGCCACGGGCACAGCCTAATCCACGGTGGCGACAACTCCTGCTTGCGGTCGGTCATCGGTTTTTTCCGCCGCAGGTGGAAGAATGAGCAGGTGCGCACATATCGAGACGAAGCCGTGGTGTTGCGCACGCATGATCTCGGCGAAGTTGACCGGATCATCACCATGCTGTCGCGGGAGAATGGCCGGATCCGAGCAGTAGCGAAAGGGGTGCGGCGTTCCAAAAGTCGGTTCGGGGCGCGACTGGAACCGTTCAGTCACGTCGACGTGCAGCTGTATCAGGGGCGCAACCTGGACACCGTCACCCAGACGGAGTCGATCGAATCCCATGGAGCGGTGCTGTGTGCGGACTATCCGCGCTGGACCACCGGCTCGGCCATGTTGGAAGCTGCCGAGCGATTCACCGCCGAGGAACGCGAACCAGCCACCCAACAGTTCCTGCTGCTGGTGGCGGGACTGCGAGCACTCAGTGAGGGCCGCTACGACCCAAGTCTGATCTTGGACGCCTACCTGTTGCGTTCCATCGCGGTGGCGGGATGGTCGCCGTCTTTCTCCGACTGCGCTCGGTGCGGTGCCGCTGGTCCGCATCGGGGCTTTCATTTCGCTTCGGGTGGGGCGGTGTGCCCGGACTGTCGACCCCCCGGGTCGTCGTCACCGCGACCTGAGACGCTGCAACTATTGGGTGCGCTGCTGTCCGGGGACTGGCCATCCGCTATTGCAGCGCCGGAACGTAGCAGGAAGGAAGGCAGCACATTGGTGGCGGCTTTCCTGCAATGGCATTTGGAGCGGGGATTGCGATCACTGCGCCTCGTGGAGCGAACATGAGCAACTACCGTCCCCCCGAACCGCACCCCACCGGTGTGCGACCGCCCAACATCCCCGCTGAGTTGGTGCCCCAGCACGTGGCAGTGGTGATGGATGGCAACGGTCGCTGGGCCAAAGAGCGCGAGTTGCCGCGCACCAGTGGTCATGAGGCCGGTGAACATGCGCTTTACGACCTCGTCAGTGGGGCCATCGAGATCGGGGTGAAGTGGGTCAGTGTCTACGCATTCTCCACCGAGAACTGGAAGCGTTCACCGGACGAAGTGAAGTTCCTGATGGGCTTCAACCGAGAAGTGGTCAGTCGTCGCCGCGATGAGTTACACCAGATGGGGGTTCGGGTGCGTTGGGCAGGTCGACGCCCCCGATTGTGGAAGTCGGTGATCTCGGAATTGGAGATCGCGGAGGAACTCACCAAGGACAACGACGTGATGACGTTGACCATGTGCGTCAACTACGGCGGTCGTGCCGAGATCGCCGATGCTGCAGCCAAGCTGGCGGCAGACGCCAAGGCCGGATTGGTGAAGCCTGACAAGGTGGACGAGAAACTGTTCGCCTCCTACCTAGACGAGCCGGATATGCCGGATGTGGATTTGTTCTTGCGGTCTTCTGGCGAGCAGCGGATCAGTAACTTCTTGCTGTGGCAGTCCGCATATGCGGAACTTGTGTTCATCCCGGAACTGTGGCCCGATGTGGACCGACGACACCTGTGGCGGGCAATCGAACAGTACGCCAGTCGAGACCGCCGCTACGGCGGTGCGATTCCCAACGAGGCGCCGGGTCGTAAGTAGTCGTCACGGGCCGCGGCGGGACACGGACAGGTCGTGTGCTCGCGAGGCTTATGCTGCCTGGCGGATCTCCCGCCGCGGTTGGTTCGGGGCTGCGGAAGTGACCCGTTACCCACTGATGGTGCAGTTTTGTCGGAGCCCCATGTTTTCCTCTTGTCAGGTCATCGAATGGTCGGTCACTAGGTCACTAGTCGCTCATGATCAGCGGTGATTTGTTTGTTCAACTCCGGCAAGAGCTGGCTTTGACGAGGGAGTGCCCCCGCTGTACGGGGGAAGGCGGGGGCGCTTCCCACAGTCGTGCTGGCGCATGATCGGATAGGGCGGACCTAGCAAGGTACAACTGCGTCCAGCAGACGTTGTGCACGAACGAGAACGAAATGGGGGATCGATGAGATTCATTCACACCTCGGATTGGCATCTGGGCCGCAAACTGCATAACCAGGAGTTGCTGGACTACCAGCGCGAGTTCTGTGACTGGCTGCTGGCCACCGCACACGAGCAGCAAGCGGCCGCAGTGGTGGTTGCCGGTGATATCTACGATCGAGCGTTGCCACCAATAGAGGCAGTGCAAATTCTCGACGAGACCGTGGCGGCCTTTGCTCGGTCCGATGTGGCGTTGATTCTCACCTCTGGCAATCACGACAGCGCAGTCCGGCTCAGTTATGGCGGTCGAGTGATGGCCGACAGTGGCGTTCATCTTCGGACCGATGTGCCCGGCATTACTGAACCCGTTGTCCTCGCTGACGAGCATGGCGAGGTTGGCTTCTACGGCATCCCCTACCTGCTGCCCGATGCGGTGCGCGTCGAGTTGGAGGCTGATCGCAGTCACGAGGCGGTGTTGACGGCTGCCGCTGACCGGATTAGGGCGGATGCCAGCCAGCGCGGGTTGGAACGCACCGTGGTGATGGCGCACGCCTTCATCGTGGGTGGGTCGGCCGATCCGGAGGTGTCGGAGTCGGAGCGTGATATTCGCGTCGGCGGTGTTGCTGATGCTTCGGCAGCGGTTTTCGACGGCTTCAACTACGCAGCCCTTGGTCATCTGCACGGACCACAGACGGTGTCCTTAGCCGATTCAGACACCGTGGTCGCCTACAGCGGTTCGCCACTGGCATTCTCGTTCTCAGAACGCAACCACGCCAAGTCGGTCACCCTGGTGGAGATCGACGGCGCCGGCGCAGTTTCGATGGATCGTTTACCGGTCCCGATCGGTCGTGGGATGCGTCAAGAGCAGGGGAATCTTGCGGAACTCCTTGCCCAGGCTGCCAGCGATCCGGGGGATACCGACGCCTATCTGAAGGTGATCCTGACCGACAACGTCCGACCTGAATCGCCTATGGAGCGGTTGCGTGCGGTGTGGCCGAACACGATTGCGCTGGACTTCCAGCCGGCCGGGGCGGCAGGAGATACCGAACTGCCAGCGCTGGGCCGACTGGAGCAACAGAACCCGGCTCAAGTGACCAAGAACTTCATGGAGTTTCACACCGGAGAAGAACCCGATCAGGTGCGTGTTGACCTGATCGATGACGTTGTTACTGCGAGCGGTCAGGGCGGTGAGTAGATATGCGGCTACATCAGTTGACTATGACTGCGGTAGGTCCGTTCGCGGATACGCAGGTAGTGGATTTCCATCGGCTCGCCGATAGCGGGGTGTTCCTCTTGGAAGGCCCCACTGGTGTCGGCAAGTCCACAGTGTTGGATTCGATCACCTTTGCCCTCTATGGCGGGGTGGCGAGTGACTCCGCTGACCCGGCTCGAATGCATTCGCATTTTGCTGAACCCGGGGTGACGCCGGAAGTAACCCTCGATTTCTCGGTCGCAGGTCAACGGCACCGAATTACGCGCAGCCCGCAACACCAGCGCCCCAAGTTGAAGGGGGATGGCTTTACCAAGGAAAAGGCGGCAGTGTCGCTATCCCGGCTGGACGACGCTGGTGGCACTGAGCAGATCACTGGCGACCATAAGGAAGCCGGGAGTCGCGTCCAGGAATTGGTGGGCTTGGATCGGGCCCAGTTCAGCAAAGTAGTGCTGTTGCCGCAAGGTGAGTTCAGCCGATTCTTGGAGGCCGATGATGACGTGCGCCGCAAACTACTCACCAGCCTGTTTGGCGCATGGCAGTACGACAAGATCACTGATTTGCTGGCGGAAGGGGCCAAGAAAGCTAAAGCGCTAATCGCTGAGCAGCAGATCACCGTCACCGGGGAACTAAGAGCAGCGCTGGAAGCGGCGGCCCTGCCTGATGAGCAGATTGCAGAGATCACAGAAGCAGACCCAGCAGAGCTTGCGGGAAAACTGGATTCGATCACGGTCGAGCTGGCCGATTCGGTCACCTCGGCTACTGCTGCGGCCGATAGCGCTGATCGGGAAAAACAGCAGGCAGAAAAGGAAGCAACTACTGCCACTCAGCAGAAGGAACGAATCGACAAAGTTTTGGATTTCGCTCGGCGACAGCGCGAGTTTGCGCAGAGCGCGCAACGACGAGAACAAGACAAGGCTCGGCTAACGGCAGCCCGACAAGCAGTGGGCCCGGGACGTACTTTGGCGGCCTTGCAGGCAGCGAAGCAAAAGCGAGCGAAGGCAGAAGCGGAGGCGATCGAAGCGGCCGGCGGTCGCGAGGAACTGCAACGGTGGTCCGCTGATCTGGGTGGCTTGAAGCAACTCCTCAAGAACGTCGGCGACACCGCCGCAGGGTTGGGGCCAGCGGTCGCTGATGAGAAGGACCTCCCGAGGAAGAAGGCAGAACTGGATCAACTGCAGGCCAAGGCTGCAGCTGCTCAAGAAGAACTACAGGAACTCAACCAGCAGAAAGAACAACTGCCGGAGTTGATTACTGCGCAGGAGGAGCAGATAGCGGAGCAAGCAGAGGTTGCTGGTCGAGTTGAGGCACTAACGAAGGACTCCTCCCGCATCGCCGAGCAGTTGACTGCGGCGAAAGCAGTAGTAGAACTGCGACCGAAACTCGTGAAGGCGAAAGATGCTCAGCGCACCGCAATCGATCATTTCCAAGACGTACGGGAGCGGCAACAGGAACTCGTCCAGCGTCGGATTGCCGGTATGGCGGCGGAACTCGCCGGTGAGTTGCAATCGGGTGAACCCTGCGCCGTGTGTGGCTCGACCGAACATCCGCAGCCGGCCCAGTCTGATGACCAGGCGGTAACTCAGGAGCAGATCGATTCTGCTGATACGAAAGTGAAGCAGTTCGAGCGGGAACGCGAGCAGGCCGACAAGAACGTGGTCGATCTCAACGAGAAACTGGTGGCTCAGCAAGTGACCGCCAGCGATGCCGATCGGGAAGATCTGCAATCCGAACTCGACAAGGTCGCCGAGCAACTACGGCAGGCTAAGGCTGCGGCTGCGGAACTATCGAATCTGCGGGTTGCGCTGAAGGAGTTGGAGGAGCAGCGGGAGCAGATCGCGGCGAAGATTCTCGATTGCACTGGCCGCGAAAAGAAACTCACAACGAAAGTGGATTCGGCACAGCAGGACCTCACCGATGTGGAGAAGCGGCTCGCAGAGTTGCGCGAAGACTTTGACACTGTTGCTGCCCGACAACAGGACCTAGCAACGCAGCGGCTGAAACTGGACAAGCTAGTTGAGGCGATCTCAGCACTCAATACCGCGGTTAAGCAGGTCGAGGACCAGCAGGCGCAGTTCGAGAACGACCGTCGACAGGTCGGATTCGATTCACTGGCTGAACTACAAGAAGCGCTGTTACCAGAAGATGAGTTGCAGGAACTGGTGGGTGTCGTCGAAGAGGACGCCAAGGAGGAAGCACGCTTGGCTGAACTAGCCAAAGACAAAGAGTTACAGGGGATCGACCCAAACTCGATCAACTCCGATGAAGTGGCAGCCAAGGCTCAAGCGGCGAAAGCTACTCTCAGCAAGGCCGAACAAGCAGCAAAAGAAGCAACGGGTGAGCGTGCTCAGGCCCAAGGAAGAGTCCAGCGATTCGAGCAGGCAATGTCCCGAGTTGAGGACTCAATCGCGACACTGGAACGAGTCACCGCCGAAGCAGAACCGATCCAAGAAGTGTCGGGCCTCGCCGCAGGCACACGACCCAGTCGTCAGGGCAGGATCGCATTGACCAGCTATGTGTTGCGGCAGTACCTGAAGAATGTCGTCACAGCGGCCAATCATCGTCTGACTCGGATTGCTGGCGGCAAGTACGAGTTAGTCCAAAGTGACGCAGTCCGGCGAGCCACCGACCGCACTGGTCTGGGGCTACAGGTGCTAGACCGCCACACCAACCAGGAACGAAGCCCCAAGACGCTGTCCGGCGGGGAGAAGTTCTACACCTCACTGGCATTGGCGCTGGGTCTCGCGGATGTGGTGCAGGCTGAGGCCGGCGGAGCAGCGCTGGACACCCTGTTTATCGATGAAGGCTTCGGAACTCTCGATCCTGATGTGCTGGAGGACGTCATTGAGGTGATTGATGGGTTGCGCGAAAACGGCCGATCAGTGGGGATCGTCAGTCACGTGACGGAGTTAAAGGAGCGGGTGTCGGAGCGGATCGAAATCCGACGGCCGCAGGTCGACGGACCGGCCAGCGTCGAAGTCATCGCCTAGCCGCTGGCTTTATTTCACGTCTGCGAGTTGTGGCGAACGCAGCAGCCACTCCCGCTACGAACTGCAGAAGTCCTTGGGTCGGCACATGCAGGTGGCTAAGGTATGGCGCATGAT from Actinomycetes bacterium encodes the following:
- a CDS encoding SMC family ATPase; protein product: MTAVGPFADTQVVDFHRLADSGVFLLEGPTGVGKSTVLDSITFALYGGVASDSADPARMHSHFAEPGVTPEVTLDFSVAGQRHRITRSPQHQRPKLKGDGFTKEKAAVSLSRLDDAGGTEQITGDHKEAGSRVQELVGLDRAQFSKVVLLPQGEFSRFLEADDDVRRKLLTSLFGAWQYDKITDLLAEGAKKAKALIAEQQITVTGELRAALEAAALPDEQIAEITEADPAELAGKLDSITVELADSVTSATAAADSADREKQQAEKEATTATQQKERIDKVLDFARRQREFAQSAQRREQDKARLTAARQAVGPGRTLAALQAAKQKRAKAEAEAIEAAGGREELQRWSADLGGLKQLLKNVGDTAAGLGPAVADEKDLPRKKAELDQLQAKAAAAQEELQELNQQKEQLPELITAQEEQIAEQAEVAGRVEALTKDSSRIAEQLTAAKAVVELRPKLVKAKDAQRTAIDHFQDVRERQQELVQRRIAGMAAELAGELQSGEPCAVCGSTEHPQPAQSDDQAVTQEQIDSADTKVKQFEREREQADKNVVDLNEKLVAQQVTASDADREDLQSELDKVAEQLRQAKAAAAELSNLRVALKELEEQREQIAAKILDCTGREKKLTTKVDSAQQDLTDVEKRLAELREDFDTVAARQQDLATQRLKLDKLVEAISALNTAVKQVEDQQAQFENDRRQVGFDSLAELQEALLPEDELQELVGVVEEDAKEEARLAELAKDKELQGIDPNSINSDEVAAKAQAAKATLSKAEQAAKEATGERAQAQGRVQRFEQAMSRVEDSIATLERVTAEAEPIQEVSGLAAGTRPSRQGRIALTSYVLRQYLKNVVTAANHRLTRIAGGKYELVQSDAVRRATDRTGLGLQVLDRHTNQERSPKTLSGGEKFYTSLALALGLADVVQAEAGGAALDTLFIDEGFGTLDPDVLEDVIEVIDGLRENGRSVGIVSHVTELKERVSERIEIRRPQVDGPASVEVIA
- a CDS encoding AI-2E family transporter → MAQDDGHDPGADDGTTSSRRRRVRIPESLKPITPRQHHTDPGAALRSTKPDLPVSDDVQLIALEPRRLRRVLILLLVALTLYQLAMWLFTATGHFLFLILLAWLGAIAMEPAIRWFERRGLRRALGTSITMFIGVLLFGTVIVMFGGVFSAQIAQLTRSLPGIINEVVLWVNDRLGLSINPNEIIQQFNLDANAIANFATDFAGGIVDAFGSVFAVTFDLLTVLVFAWYLAADSPRLRRTIASWLPPTRQRVLLKVWDISLAKAGGFVASKLILALISAVAHAAFFWMIDLPYWLPMGVFAGFTAQLIPIIGTYLGVAAPLVISLTDQPSDGIWIIVFATIYQQIENYYLTPRVSRATMDIHPAVALGAVFAGIAIWGPIGALIGIPIAAAVIAVLDTYGNRYELIAEMDEESRSGTSDGSSTPGQPKTPTPTAPGV
- a CDS encoding isoprenyl transferase, with translation MAFGAGIAITAPRGANMSNYRPPEPHPTGVRPPNIPAELVPQHVAVVMDGNGRWAKERELPRTSGHEAGEHALYDLVSGAIEIGVKWVSVYAFSTENWKRSPDEVKFLMGFNREVVSRRRDELHQMGVRVRWAGRRPRLWKSVISELEIAEELTKDNDVMTLTMCVNYGGRAEIADAAAKLAADAKAGLVKPDKVDEKLFASYLDEPDMPDVDLFLRSSGEQRISNFLLWQSAYAELVFIPELWPDVDRRHLWRAIEQYASRDRRYGGAIPNEAPGRK
- a CDS encoding exonuclease SbcCD subunit D, whose translation is MRFIHTSDWHLGRKLHNQELLDYQREFCDWLLATAHEQQAAAVVVAGDIYDRALPPIEAVQILDETVAAFARSDVALILTSGNHDSAVRLSYGGRVMADSGVHLRTDVPGITEPVVLADEHGEVGFYGIPYLLPDAVRVELEADRSHEAVLTAAADRIRADASQRGLERTVVMAHAFIVGGSADPEVSESERDIRVGGVADASAAVFDGFNYAALGHLHGPQTVSLADSDTVVAYSGSPLAFSFSERNHAKSVTLVEIDGAGAVSMDRLPVPIGRGMRQEQGNLAELLAQAASDPGDTDAYLKVILTDNVRPESPMERLRAVWPNTIALDFQPAGAAGDTELPALGRLEQQNPAQVTKNFMEFHTGEEPDQVRVDLIDDVVTASGQGGE
- the recO gene encoding DNA repair protein RecO; translated protein: MRTYRDEAVVLRTHDLGEVDRIITMLSRENGRIRAVAKGVRRSKSRFGARLEPFSHVDVQLYQGRNLDTVTQTESIESHGAVLCADYPRWTTGSAMLEAAERFTAEEREPATQQFLLLVAGLRALSEGRYDPSLILDAYLLRSIAVAGWSPSFSDCARCGAAGPHRGFHFASGGAVCPDCRPPGSSSPRPETLQLLGALLSGDWPSAIAAPERSRKEGSTLVAAFLQWHLERGLRSLRLVERT